Proteins found in one Cataglyphis hispanica isolate Lineage 1 chromosome 15, ULB_Chis1_1.0, whole genome shotgun sequence genomic segment:
- the LOC126855070 gene encoding cyclin-H, whose product MFPQSSQKKYWMFSDENDLTMLREKNNAVFIEKHGTNMTPEQREEHFLSNTEERTLLRFYELQLRDFCRRFNPPMPRATIATALHYFKRFYIKNSVMDYHPKEILVTCVYLACKVEEFNVSISQFVANIKGDRDKASDIILNNELLLMQHLNYNLTIHNPFRPVEGLMIDIKTRYTSLENPEKLRPYIDEFLERVFLTDSVLLYAPSQVALAATLHAASRASANLDNYVTDILFSREQLGGIIEAVRKIRSMAKCVESPSREVIKALEKKLDKCRNQENNPDSEIYKQRMQEMLDEEDLQDNEKYAKIIQDQAAYDDKILGVNKILSPSVLG is encoded by the exons ATGTTTCCGCAGAGCTCGCAAAAGAAGTATTGGATGTTCAGCGATGAAAATGATTTGACTatgttgagagaaaaaaacaatgcTGTATTTATTGAGAAACATGGAACTAACATGACT cCAGAACAACGGGAGgaacattttctttcaaacaCAGAGGAACGTACATTACTACGTTTCTATGAATTACAATTAAGAGATTTCTGTCGTCGATTTAATCCACCAATGCCTCGCGCTACTATAGCCACTGccttacattattttaaaagattctaCATTAAGAACAGTGTGATGGATTATCATCCGAAAGAAATCTTGGTTACTTGCGTTTATCTAGCAtgcaaa GTCGAAGAATTTAATGTCTCCATATCTCAATTTGTAGCAAATATTAAAGGAGATAGGGATAAAGCGTCTgatataatacttaataatgaATTGCTTCTCAtgcaacatttaaattataatcttacaaTTCATAATCCTTTTAGACCTGTGGAAGGACTTATGATTGATATAaag ACAAGGTACACATCTTTGGAAAATCCTGAGAAATTAAGGCCATATATAGATGAATTCTTAGAAAGAGTTTTCCTCACAGATAGTGTTCTTCTTTATGCTCCAAGTCAAGTTGCATTGGCTGCAACTTTGCATGCAGCATCTAGAGCTTCTGCAAACTTAGATAATTATGTTACTGATATACTTTTCTCAAGAGAGCAATTGGGAGGGATTATAGAGGCCGTGCGaa aaatacgTTCAATGGCTAAATGCGTTGAATCTCCATCGCGAGAAGTGATAAAAGCTTTGGAGAAAAAATTGGATAAATGCAGAAATCAGGAAAATAATCCTGATAGTGAAAT ATATAAGCAGAGAATGCAGGAAATGCTAGATGAAGAGGATTTACaggataatgaaaaatatgcaaaaattattcaggATCAGGCAGCCTATGATGATAAAATACTGGgagttaataaaatcttatctcCCTCTGTTTTaggatga